A genomic segment from Acuticoccus sediminis encodes:
- a CDS encoding PQQ-dependent sugar dehydrogenase, protein MPRTIDVGRAVLMAGAAALWMATGPAFGQADPPAPATVNNPAPADGPLQGRPETAGAQRLAPLSAPPFATEEADLPLDKITVPEGFEVEVYASGIKNARSLRVGEKGTVFVSNWQGNKLWAITDDGGKRTAQVIYEGLDWPNGIAVHDGTLYVAEHTKISKAENIEDQLKDPPPLVSIYEDLGEPRPHGWRFLAVGPDENLYVSNSAPCNICMPEPGFGEIRKVGLDGSGAEPVLRGMRNTVGFDFHPKTGALYFTDNNRDWLSEDLPNGELNRMTEPGKQHFGFPFCHQGDLADPEFGWGYDCADFEPPVAKLGPHVAPLGMRFYTGEMFPERYRGAIFVARHGPWNRTKKIGADILAVFLDENGDVTSMEPFLEGLIEDNEYIGRPVDVEVMADGSLLVSDDWNGAVYRVSYTK, encoded by the coding sequence ATGCCAAGGACGATCGATGTAGGCCGCGCCGTGCTGATGGCGGGCGCGGCGGCGCTGTGGATGGCCACCGGTCCGGCGTTCGGCCAGGCGGACCCGCCCGCCCCGGCCACCGTCAACAACCCGGCCCCCGCCGACGGACCGCTGCAGGGCCGCCCCGAGACCGCCGGCGCCCAGCGCCTCGCGCCGCTCTCGGCGCCGCCCTTCGCCACGGAGGAGGCGGACCTGCCGCTCGACAAGATCACCGTTCCGGAAGGCTTCGAGGTCGAGGTCTATGCGAGCGGCATCAAGAACGCCCGCTCGCTGCGCGTCGGCGAGAAGGGGACGGTCTTCGTCTCCAACTGGCAGGGCAACAAGCTGTGGGCGATCACCGACGACGGCGGCAAGCGCACCGCCCAGGTGATCTACGAGGGGCTCGACTGGCCGAACGGGATCGCGGTGCACGACGGCACGCTCTACGTCGCCGAGCACACCAAGATCTCGAAGGCGGAGAACATCGAGGACCAGCTGAAGGACCCGCCGCCGCTGGTCTCGATCTACGAGGACCTCGGCGAGCCGCGGCCGCACGGCTGGCGCTTCCTCGCGGTCGGGCCGGACGAGAACCTCTACGTTTCCAACAGCGCGCCCTGCAACATCTGCATGCCGGAGCCGGGCTTCGGCGAGATCCGCAAGGTGGGCCTCGACGGCTCGGGCGCCGAGCCGGTCCTGCGCGGCATGCGCAACACCGTCGGCTTCGACTTCCACCCGAAGACCGGCGCGCTCTACTTCACCGACAACAACCGCGACTGGCTGTCGGAGGACCTGCCCAACGGCGAGCTGAACCGGATGACCGAGCCGGGCAAGCAGCACTTCGGCTTCCCCTTCTGCCACCAGGGCGACCTCGCCGATCCGGAGTTCGGCTGGGGCTACGACTGCGCCGACTTCGAGCCGCCCGTCGCCAAGCTGGGGCCCCACGTCGCCCCGCTCGGCATGCGCTTCTACACCGGCGAGATGTTCCCCGAGCGCTATCGCGGCGCGATCTTTGTCGCCCGTCACGGGCCGTGGAACCGCACGAAGAAGATCGGCGCGGACATCCTCGCCGTGTTCCTCGACGAGAACGGCGACGTGACCTCGATGGAGCCGTTCCTGGAGGGGCTGATCGAGGACAACGAGTATATCGGCCGGCCGGTCGACGTCGAGGTGATGGCCGACGGCTCGCTCCTCGTCAGCGACGACTGGAACGGGGCGGTCTACCGCGTCTCCTACACGAAGTAG
- a CDS encoding c-type cytochrome, with protein sequence MKRLMMLAGLGTLLAAGPAAADLKLFPERQATCEGCHGEGGVSEMAEIPSLAGLPEYYALLQLVEFRDGNRDSPEMEATVEGMSNDDLKAAAAFVASFGPPPTQGPGDEALMARGAELSSQNGCGRCHGADYRGGQQMPALRNQRADYVEKALHDYKTERRIGERAAMVEIAANLSDEDIAALAHYFAHQP encoded by the coding sequence GTGAAGCGATTGATGATGCTCGCCGGCCTCGGCACCCTCCTCGCCGCCGGACCGGCGGCGGCCGACCTGAAGCTCTTCCCCGAACGGCAGGCGACCTGCGAGGGGTGCCACGGCGAAGGCGGCGTCTCCGAGATGGCGGAGATCCCCTCGCTGGCGGGGCTGCCGGAATACTACGCCCTCCTCCAGCTGGTGGAGTTCCGCGACGGCAACCGCGACTCGCCCGAGATGGAGGCGACGGTCGAGGGGATGAGCAACGACGACCTGAAGGCGGCGGCCGCCTTCGTCGCCTCCTTCGGGCCGCCGCCGACGCAGGGACCGGGCGACGAGGCGCTGATGGCGCGCGGCGCGGAGCTGTCGTCGCAGAACGGCTGCGGCCGCTGCCACGGCGCCGACTACCGCGGCGGCCAGCAGATGCCGGCGCTGCGCAACCAGCGCGCCGACTACGTCGAAAAGGCCCTCCACGACTACAAGACCGAGCGGCGCATCGGCGAGCGCGCGGCGATGGTGGAGATCGCCGCCAATCTCTCCGACGAGGACATCGCGGCGCTGGCCCACTACTTCGCGCACCAGCCGTAG
- a CDS encoding cyclase family protein has translation MDNPRWVQRPEGANWGDFSPDDQLGRLNLITPEKVRQGVAEVREGVTFSLSLPLDYPGGNLLNPRRYPPVLRPTMRETMPNFNAAIGDQVTDVVCDDLVILHLQYSTQWDALCHVGSRFDADGDGVAEKVYYNGFRADEDIRGPSSLADCGMGDGTSRESTSGATRLGIEGMAAHGVQGRAVMVDLRAHYGDARTFVGYDELMRVMEADGVEVETGDMVCLHTGFGQRVLEMRKTPDAEALHSLCAVLNGRDGRLLNWISDSGLAVLIADNYAVEGLPAQEGHETPCAQMPLHEHCLFKNGIHLGELWHLTPLAEWLRARGRYRFLLTAPPLRLPGAVGSPANPIATV, from the coding sequence ATGGACAATCCGCGCTGGGTGCAGCGTCCCGAGGGCGCGAACTGGGGCGACTTCAGCCCCGACGACCAGCTCGGTCGGCTCAACCTCATCACCCCCGAGAAGGTGCGCCAGGGTGTCGCCGAAGTCCGGGAGGGGGTGACCTTCTCGCTCAGCCTGCCGCTCGACTACCCGGGCGGCAACCTCCTCAACCCGCGCCGCTACCCGCCTGTCCTGCGCCCGACGATGCGCGAGACGATGCCCAACTTCAACGCGGCGATCGGCGATCAGGTCACCGACGTCGTGTGCGACGACCTCGTCATCCTGCATCTGCAGTATTCGACCCAGTGGGACGCGCTCTGCCACGTCGGCTCGCGCTTCGACGCCGACGGCGACGGCGTGGCCGAGAAGGTCTACTACAACGGCTTCCGCGCCGACGAGGACATCAGGGGGCCGAGCTCGCTCGCCGACTGCGGCATGGGCGACGGGACGAGCCGGGAGAGCACCTCGGGCGCCACCCGGCTCGGCATCGAGGGGATGGCCGCGCACGGCGTGCAGGGCCGCGCCGTCATGGTCGACCTGCGGGCACACTACGGCGACGCGCGCACCTTCGTCGGCTACGACGAGCTGATGCGCGTCATGGAGGCGGACGGCGTCGAGGTCGAGACCGGGGACATGGTGTGCCTCCACACCGGCTTCGGGCAGCGCGTGCTGGAGATGAGGAAGACGCCCGACGCCGAGGCGCTCCACTCCCTCTGCGCCGTGCTCAACGGGCGCGACGGCAGGCTGCTGAACTGGATCTCCGACAGCGGGCTCGCGGTGCTGATCGCCGACAATTACGCCGTGGAGGGGCTACCCGCGCAGGAGGGGCACGAGACGCCGTGCGCGCAGATGCCGCTCCACGAGCACTGCCTGTTCAAGAACGGCATCCACCTCGGCGAGCTGTGGCACCTGACGCCGCTGGCCGAGTGGCTGCGCGCGCGCGGGCGCTACCGCTTCCTCTTGACGGCGCCGCCGCTGCGCCTTCCGGGTGCGGTCGGAAGCCCCGCCAACCCGATCGCCACGGTCTGA
- a CDS encoding acyclic terpene utilization AtuA family protein, translating to MTRTVRLGAGAGFSGDRIDPAVELAEKGRLDYLVFECLAERTIALAQQARLGDIEGGFDPLLEARMRAVLPACAAGNVRIVTNMGAANPVAAASRVRAIARELGLNPVVAAVTGDDVLDVLRRADPMLEELAAPLSSLGDAVISANAYLGAGPIAEALGAGADIVVTGRAADPALFLGPLVHEFGWAMDDWTRLGRGTVAGHLLECAAQITGGYFADPGRKDVPDLARIGFPIGEVDADGGLTIGKVAGSGGRIDAATVTEQLLYEVHDPAAYLQPDVAADFSAVTVREAGPDLVRVEGGDGRARSGLYKVSVGYRDGFIGEGQISYAGTGAEARGRLALEILRERMALTGIACREVRGELIGVNSVFEGAAARGEPAEVRVRFAARTDDREAAARIGQEVEALYLCGPAGGGGVTRGVREVLAIASALVPENDVAPRVTVVN from the coding sequence GTGACGCGGACGGTGCGTTTGGGGGCGGGCGCCGGGTTCTCCGGCGACCGGATCGATCCGGCGGTGGAGCTCGCGGAGAAGGGCCGCCTCGACTACCTGGTGTTCGAGTGCCTGGCGGAGCGCACCATCGCGCTGGCGCAGCAGGCGCGGCTGGGCGACATCGAGGGCGGCTTCGACCCGCTGCTCGAGGCGCGCATGCGCGCGGTGCTGCCGGCCTGCGCCGCCGGCAACGTGCGGATCGTCACCAACATGGGGGCCGCGAACCCCGTCGCCGCCGCGTCGCGGGTGCGGGCGATCGCGCGCGAGCTGGGGCTCAACCCCGTGGTCGCGGCAGTCACGGGCGACGACGTGCTGGACGTCCTCCGGCGGGCGGACCCGATGCTGGAGGAGCTGGCCGCGCCGCTCTCCTCGCTGGGCGACGCGGTCATCTCGGCCAACGCCTACCTCGGGGCCGGGCCGATCGCCGAGGCGCTGGGGGCCGGGGCGGACATCGTCGTCACCGGGCGCGCGGCCGACCCGGCGCTCTTCCTCGGGCCGCTGGTCCACGAGTTCGGCTGGGCGATGGACGACTGGACGCGGCTCGGCCGGGGGACCGTCGCCGGGCATCTTCTGGAATGCGCGGCGCAGATCACCGGCGGCTACTTCGCCGATCCGGGCCGCAAGGACGTGCCCGATCTGGCGCGCATCGGCTTTCCCATCGGCGAGGTGGACGCGGACGGCGGCCTGACGATCGGCAAGGTGGCCGGGTCCGGCGGGCGGATCGACGCCGCGACGGTGACCGAGCAGCTCCTCTACGAGGTGCACGACCCGGCCGCCTACCTGCAGCCCGACGTGGCGGCGGACTTCTCCGCCGTGACCGTCCGCGAGGCCGGGCCGGACCTCGTGCGCGTCGAGGGCGGGGACGGTCGGGCGCGCAGCGGGCTCTACAAGGTCTCGGTCGGCTACCGCGACGGGTTCATCGGCGAGGGGCAGATCTCCTACGCCGGCACCGGGGCGGAGGCGCGCGGGCGCCTCGCGCTGGAGATCCTGAGGGAGCGGATGGCGCTCACGGGGATCGCCTGCCGCGAGGTGCGGGGCGAGCTGATCGGCGTCAACAGCGTGTTCGAGGGGGCCGCCGCGCGCGGGGAGCCGGCGGAAGTGCGGGTCCGCTTCGCGGCGCGCACGGACGACCGCGAGGCGGCGGCGCGCATCGGCCAGGAGGTCGAGGCGCTGTACCTGTGCGGCCCGGCGGGCGGCGGCGGCGTCACGAGGGGCGTGCGCGAGGTGCTGGCGATCGCCTCGGCGCTGGTCCCGGAGAACGATGTCGCGCCGCGCGTGACGGTGGTCAACTGA
- a CDS encoding AtuA-related protein yields MRLGEIAHARAGDKGNTSNLSVIAYDKADFARLEREVTAERVRAHFGAMVTGEVTRFALPQLGALNFVLKGALRGGVTRSLAQDAHGKCLSGVLLDMELPE; encoded by the coding sequence ATGCGGCTGGGTGAGATCGCGCACGCGCGCGCCGGCGACAAGGGCAACACCTCGAACCTCTCCGTCATCGCCTACGACAAGGCGGACTTCGCGCGGCTGGAGCGCGAGGTGACGGCGGAGCGGGTGAGGGCGCACTTCGGCGCGATGGTGACCGGGGAGGTGACGCGTTTCGCGCTGCCGCAGCTCGGCGCGCTCAACTTCGTGCTGAAGGGCGCGCTGCGCGGCGGCGTCACCCGCTCGCTGGCGCAGGACGCGCATGGCAAGTGCCTGTCCGGCGTGCTCCTCGACATGGAGTTGCCGGAGTAG
- a CDS encoding sugar O-acetyltransferase, with protein sequence MSHRPGATVVHARTPESAAMVAETRRVMALTARLNRLTFDDAAEVRALLGEIIGRPVDDSVLLLPPFFATGGRNTTIGRNVFINQNCTLYDLGGVTIGDEVMIGPNVSIITSGHPVEPAGRRSVTVAEPIVIGRNVWIAAGATIIGGVTIGENSVVAAGAVVTRDVPANALAGGNPARVIRTLAPSA encoded by the coding sequence ATGTCTCATCGGCCCGGCGCCACCGTCGTTCATGCACGCACGCCCGAGTCCGCCGCCATGGTGGCGGAGACGAGGCGCGTCATGGCGCTCACCGCGCGCCTCAACCGCCTGACATTCGACGATGCCGCCGAAGTCCGCGCCCTCCTCGGCGAGATCATCGGCCGCCCGGTCGACGACAGCGTCCTCCTGCTGCCGCCCTTCTTCGCGACCGGGGGCAGGAACACGACCATCGGGCGCAACGTCTTCATCAACCAGAACTGCACGCTCTACGACCTCGGCGGCGTCACCATCGGCGACGAGGTGATGATCGGCCCCAACGTCAGCATCATCACGTCCGGCCATCCGGTCGAGCCGGCCGGCCGGCGGTCCGTTACCGTCGCCGAGCCCATCGTCATCGGGCGGAACGTCTGGATCGCCGCCGGGGCGACGATCATCGGCGGCGTCACCATCGGCGAGAACTCCGTCGTGGCCGCGGGCGCGGTGGTGACGCGGGACGTTCCGGCGAACGCGCTGGCCGGCGGCAATCCGGCGCGCGTCATCCGCACGCTCGCCCCGTCCGCCTGA
- a CDS encoding DUF2934 domain-containing protein, with the protein MLDCIDDARIRERAYTIWEKAGRPGGLEQDHWLRAESELRAERLIALAATAIAADCPPKRAEPRAAQARPAEAKAAEGKAAKAKAGKAPAKAGGAKGAAKPAGAKAAAKADRADMPGEASRRKRRAPSADDADAGATAH; encoded by the coding sequence ATGTTGGACTGCATCGACGATGCGCGCATCCGCGAGCGCGCTTACACGATCTGGGAGAAGGCCGGCCGGCCCGGTGGTCTCGAGCAAGACCACTGGCTGCGCGCCGAGAGCGAGCTTCGGGCCGAGCGCCTGATCGCCCTCGCCGCGACCGCGATCGCCGCGGACTGCCCGCCGAAACGGGCCGAGCCCAGGGCCGCGCAGGCGAGGCCCGCCGAGGCGAAGGCGGCCGAGGGGAAGGCGGCGAAGGCCAAGGCGGGGAAGGCTCCCGCCAAGGCGGGCGGCGCCAAGGGGGCAGCGAAGCCGGCGGGCGCGAAGGCCGCCGCCAAGGCGGACAGGGCGGACATGCCGGGCGAGGCGTCCCGGCGCAAGCGCCGCGCACCCTCGGCGGACGACGCCGACGCCGGGGCGACCGCCCACTGA
- a CDS encoding nucleoside deaminase, whose product MEHALAEARLAAERGEVPVGAVIVKDGAILASAGNRTLADLDPTAHAEIIAIRSAARVIGSERLLDCDLYVTLEPCAMCAAAISFARIRRLYFGALDPKGGAVESGPCLYTHSTVHHRPEVYGGFAETEAARLLEAFFRARR is encoded by the coding sequence ATGGAGCATGCGCTGGCCGAGGCACGCCTGGCGGCGGAGCGCGGCGAAGTGCCGGTCGGGGCGGTGATTGTCAAGGACGGTGCGATCCTAGCGTCGGCCGGCAACCGCACCCTCGCCGACCTGGACCCCACAGCACATGCCGAAATCATCGCAATCCGATCCGCCGCTCGGGTCATCGGATCCGAACGGCTTCTCGATTGCGATCTGTACGTCACATTGGAGCCCTGCGCCATGTGTGCCGCAGCGATCAGTTTCGCAAGGATCCGGAGACTTTATTTCGGAGCGCTCGACCCGAAAGGCGGTGCCGTGGAGAGCGGACCCTGCCTCTACACCCATTCGACGGTTCATCATAGACCCGAAGTGTACGGCGGCTTCGCCGAAACCGAGGCCGCCCGCCTCCTCGAGGCGTTTTTTCGCGCCCGCCGCTGA